The following are encoded in a window of Flavobacterium psychrotrophum genomic DNA:
- a CDS encoding N-acetylmuramoyl-L-alanine amidase family protein, protein MITVFKKYLCAVLLISTCTGFAQSFKVVLDAGHGGGDTGTNHNGYREKEIVLSTVLKIGKLLEKEDGFDVVYTRKTDVFIELRERAHIANRAKADLFVSIHCNGVNASSASGTETFVMGLGRSDMNLEVARQENSVIYQEKDYKIKYKGFDPSRPDTSIGLALQQEESLNQSAVLASKVRDGFRKLKKNDRGIKQQPLWVLDATTMPGVLIELGFVSNKAEGAYLNSDDGQDELARTIANAIISYKELMGGKSVSSAEYEKQRETKTDTPSVVKKTVKEDAKTVSTDGIVFKVQISASKNNLSTKPANFKGLKNVSKVKDGSLVKYFYGETEDYDATSGLLSEAKAKGFSSAYVVPFKDGKIITMKEALK, encoded by the coding sequence ATGATAACCGTTTTTAAAAAATATTTATGCGCTGTGCTTCTAATAAGTACGTGTACCGGTTTTGCCCAAAGTTTTAAGGTAGTGCTCGATGCCGGCCACGGTGGGGGAGATACCGGTACTAACCATAATGGTTACAGAGAAAAAGAAATTGTTTTAAGTACGGTGCTTAAAATAGGAAAGTTGCTGGAGAAAGAAGATGGGTTTGATGTTGTATATACCCGTAAAACCGATGTTTTTATAGAGCTAAGAGAGCGTGCGCACATTGCAAACCGCGCCAAGGCAGATCTTTTTGTATCGATACATTGTAATGGTGTTAATGCGTCATCTGCCAGTGGTACAGAAACTTTTGTAATGGGACTTGGCCGTAGTGATATGAATCTTGAAGTAGCACGCCAGGAAAACAGTGTTATCTATCAGGAGAAAGACTATAAGATAAAATATAAAGGGTTTGATCCCAGCAGGCCAGACACCTCAATAGGCCTTGCATTACAGCAGGAGGAATCGTTAAACCAGAGTGCGGTGCTTGCCTCTAAAGTAAGGGATGGCTTTAGGAAACTGAAGAAGAATGACCGCGGTATTAAGCAGCAGCCTCTTTGGGTGCTTGATGCTACTACTATGCCGGGAGTACTTATTGAACTTGGATTTGTATCTAACAAGGCCGAAGGTGCTTACCTTAATAGTGATGACGGTCAGGATGAACTTGCGCGTACCATTGCAAATGCCATAATAAGTTATAAAGAACTTATGGGTGGTAAGTCTGTAAGCAGTGCAGAATACGAAAAACAACGCGAAACCAAAACAGACACACCATCGGTAGTGAAAAAGACGGTAAAAGAAGATGCTAAAACAGTATCTACAGATGGTATAGTGTTTAAAGTGCAAATATCAGCCAGTAAAAATAACCTGTCTACAAAGCCGGCTAACTTTAAAGGATTAAAAAATGTTTCTAAAGTTAAGGATGGCTCACTCGTGAAATATTTTTATGGCGAAACAGAAGATTATGATGCTACTTCGGGCTTACTTTCTGAAGCTAAGGCAAAAGGCTTTTCATCAGCATATGTGGTGCCATTTAAGGATGGTAAAATTATCACAATGAAAGAAGCTTTAAAATAA
- a CDS encoding N-acetylmuramoyl-L-alanine amidase family protein: MKENTKLKQAFLLFIIFCGASFAQGNAKFKVVLDAGHGGKDFGNIYNGFVEKNIALNVALKVGKILEAEQGTEVIYTRKTDAFVDLAERPAIANRASADIFVSLHCNAESKKVVFGTETYVIGSTKNASNLDVAKKENAVLSLEKDKTKYEGFNPAAPEVIAGSSALQETILTKSIDLASKIQESLVSAKRKNRGVKQGPFWTLNKAAMPAVLIELGFLSAQDEGVYVNSDSGQDELAKAIAKAIIAYKKEFFVPGTATSAPVVAEPSQPVAVKPAVAKPTAADTAAPVKAPAPAPTVKQGAGNIVFKIQIAASGKDLELTPANFNGLSNITKDNSAAVIKYFYGSAAQYADAKELLAQAKEKGYTSAFVVAFKDGQKISVQDALKK; the protein is encoded by the coding sequence ATGAAAGAGAACACAAAACTAAAACAGGCTTTTTTACTTTTTATTATATTTTGCGGTGCATCATTTGCACAGGGCAATGCAAAATTTAAGGTCGTACTGGATGCCGGCCATGGCGGAAAAGACTTTGGTAACATTTACAATGGCTTTGTAGAAAAAAACATTGCGCTAAACGTAGCCCTTAAGGTAGGTAAAATCCTGGAGGCAGAGCAGGGAACAGAGGTTATTTACACCCGTAAGACCGATGCTTTTGTAGATCTTGCAGAAAGGCCTGCGATAGCCAATCGTGCTTCGGCAGATATTTTTGTATCGCTGCATTGCAACGCGGAATCTAAAAAAGTAGTTTTTGGTACAGAAACCTATGTTATAGGCAGTACAAAAAATGCCAGCAACCTTGATGTTGCCAAAAAAGAGAATGCTGTTTTATCTCTAGAAAAAGATAAAACAAAATATGAAGGATTTAATCCGGCAGCTCCCGAAGTTATAGCAGGATCGTCTGCATTACAGGAAACCATATTAACTAAAAGCATCGACCTGGCAAGTAAAATACAGGAAAGCCTTGTGAGTGCCAAAAGAAAAAACCGTGGTGTAAAACAAGGGCCGTTCTGGACGCTTAATAAAGCAGCCATGCCTGCGGTTTTAATAGAGCTAGGGTTTCTTTCTGCACAGGATGAAGGTGTATATGTAAATTCAGATTCCGGTCAGGATGAACTTGCTAAGGCCATTGCTAAAGCCATCATTGCTTATAAAAAAGAATTTTTTGTTCCGGGTACTGCAACTTCAGCTCCTGTAGTTGCTGAGCCATCGCAGCCTGTAGCTGTAAAACCTGCGGTTGCTAAGCCTACAGCGGCAGATACTGCTGCTCCTGTAAAAGCACCGGCACCAGCGCCGACTGTAAAACAGGGTGCGGGTAATATTGTATTTAAAATACAAATTGCTGCCAGTGGCAAGGATCTTGAACTTACTCCTGCTAACTTTAACGGATTGAGTAACATTACAAAAGACAATTCGGCAGCGGTTATAAAATATTTTTATGGATCGGCTGCACAATATGCCGATGCAAAAGAGCTGTTGGCGCAGGCAAAAGAAAAAGGATATACATCTGCTTTTGTTGTAGCGTTTAAAGACGGACAAAAAATTTCTGTTCAGGATGCCCTTAAAAAATAA